From the genome of Diachasmimorpha longicaudata isolate KC_UGA_2023 chromosome 19, iyDiaLong2, whole genome shotgun sequence:
AATGTGTAGGTATATGTAGGATTTACACACTGGACGAATGGGGTTTAAACCGATAGTCCCTCACTGGTGCTCAGCTTGTGTGTACACAAATAGCCGTGTGTATATGCTAGTTTGTATCTAAGAATAGGGTGAGGCTTATTAACGGGGTAGGTCTTGGTAAATTCACACGGATAAAATACAAACGTTCGTGATGTTTTCGCATTCAACACGTTTCGAGGATTTGAAAAACACCACGTGAACATTTACATTCATTTCCATCATTCATTCACCTTTCGCCGACGGGTTTTCTTattctttaattaaattcgTCCGTTCAAGGGCGGCTAAACACCCCCTCTGGGGCAGAGTAAATATCTAGATCGATTCGGATAACGATAAAGTTGATTCTATTGATATTATCCACTTCCGGGTGAAAATTGAAGTTTCATTGAAGTTGACAGTGAGCAATGACTCCTTAGACTCTTTGACTTTCATGACAGCTGGGGAGAGGAAATGTCTTTGACACAGTGGCACATGCGGTTCGCATTATTCCGCGGACGATGAAAGCCCCCAGGCTCTTTGTGCTTGCTTTACTCTGGAGAGTGACTTTTACAGGCAGTTTGTTACACGCGACACTCTCAATGTCTTCTcacaatcaaatttttttgaaaattctcctacagtaaaaagggaaaataatttctgaacTATGTCTTACACTCTGGgcacgaaaaaatttaattgaaacccctagaataattaaatagagTTGTCCATGCTATTTCCAaggttttcaatgaaattagtGCGTCTCGAGACACTAATGAACATGTCCCTGGATTTAAAACGATCTAATTCGCTTGGAAAAACTGCCAAGAGTCACTCGCAGTTGAGCTTCAGAGCAGAACAAATGTAGCAATCGATCGaacattattttattctcaattgtTCAGGTAAGCAGAGTTAATATTGGAGAATGGCGTCAGGATTGCCGAGCGGTCATCAAAAGAAGCTCGGGCCAGCGCCGATAGCATCGTTCGAGGATCTTTCCGACGAAGTGGAAAACGTGAGTTTATGAGACGaacaaaaacacaaaaaaaaactcgactcAGCGCTCTTCCCCCCATCAACGTTGTGGCAAAATTGATGTTTAAATGGATTAATTGAAAGAACTAACAGAAATCCCATCGTCTACAGGCGAATTGTCAACACCGGGGATTTATTCAGAACCTAACCAAAATAGATAGACaaatactagaaaaaaaaacaaaatcgatAAAGTGACTGTTGAGAGATACATTTGTGCATTGAGGAAAAATGACTGTTTGAATTGTAATGCAGGGAGAATCAACGGCACGAATGCCGGGGATCGTGGAGGTGACCACCCCCGTTACACCCGGGAGCTCACTCAAGACACCTAGCACACCGAGGATTGACATCAGCAGAGCTAGCAGTTCTTCACATCATGAGGACAGCAATAATTCGAGAGAATCATCGCCTGAGAGGGAATTACTCGCAGGTGAGATTCATCATTGTCCTGTTCGTGCAGATCCTTACAGAAAAATCCCCCCAAGGAATGTCCGCTGAAACTATCTCCATAGAATTGTCATAGTGTTGTTAACAAGGTTtggaattttgtaattattcagGGGCTGATCCTCCCACGGGATGCAAACTAAACCTCGGTTACAAGGAGGACGTGCAAGACCTGCGCTCCTCCACCGAGGAGCTAGACCTCCAAGACCCCATTCACGCTCAAGACTTGAAGAGGGACGCAAAGCGCGCACGACGAAAAAAAGAGGATGGAACGCAATCAGAATGTGGTGGCAGTCTGAAGCACgacagggagagaaaggacAGCAATTGTTCCGAGATAATTCTCTTGAATATAAGTGGCAGAACATCGAGATTGTCTTCCGTTGGTAGCCAGGGGTCAGGAGTATCGGGTAAACTATCAGTCGTATCAGCCACGTCTTCCAGGTAATAACAATAGATCAAAATAACGATTGTCCCCCTCCCTATGAATGATACAATTCCCCCCGTTGATTTAAGGTCGCCGAGTCCGCACAAGTGTCTGCTGGAGACGTCGTTTTGTGGCAGCAAGCCAACACTGGCCGACAATCTCATAGAACCCTCCAAGCCGGAGACCGATGACCTGGAGAAGATTCTATTGAAACGCGAGGCTGACACGACAAAGGCACTTATACCCGAGTCCATAAAGGTGCCAATGGTCGGTGGCAATTTAAAGCCAGATCCCCTGGACAAACCAAGAAGACGTGGACGAGAGGAgagaaaagaaatattcaaacgcGAAGTTGAGATAACGAAGAAAGTCCTGGAGAAGGTCAACATCGAGGTATGAATTAAGGAAAGAGCATTCGAGCTGATGCATTGAGATTTGGATTAAAATAGACTTTATAATgagagataattaattttcgccTGGATTTTATCGTCACACAATGAGTAGAATGTGGTATTGTTGAGTCGTACTTGCCATACTAATAGCTTGCTACTTGATAtatgtttgaaattaattagtccaGGGGCATGTGACGAGCTCACGTTGATCTAAACAATAGCAGAAAAAACGTAAAACTAATCTAAATTATCTTTGGTTGTGTAAATCACATTGGTATCTTCCATTTGTAGATGTGAGGGCGGGTCCTTTCGACTACATTAAAACCCGAGGTTTGTAGAaccaaaagaaaaacaaaaaaaaccagGACAAAAGACTGAAACATTGATACGTGACTTCGTTTGTACATTTTTTGCATTTGCCTGTTCAGCTCATGACTTTTTATTTCcctgaataattaatcaggCACGTCATGTCATTCCCACCCCATTTCACCCCACCGTTGCTCCCAGTATTACTTTTACACCTGTTGATACTCGAGTTCGCCACCTCACTCGAGGTAGAATTCAATGACTACGGGTAAATTGACGTTTCCCAGGTGCCAATAATAAGAAAGCCACCACCCCACAAGGACCCTGACGAACAATCAATAAGATCTGGTCAGGAGATTCAGAAGCCTGCGACCCTTGACCTCaacgacaaacgaaaaaaagttcAAAATTTTAAGGACGTCGTGCAGACAACTCCGAGTATTGGGAGCTTGTCGGGGAGCCCTAAACTGCCGAGGCATCAGAAAGTCAGGGAATTGGAGGGCTCGAGAACACCTAGTCCTTCGTCAGTGTCAAGAAAGAGTAGTTTTGCTTCATTATTCAAAGTAAGAGAAGGTTTTCATTGCCCTCATCTCCTTAACTAACGATTCCATTGAAGAATTATACAATTCTATAATTATAGAATTCtataattctctaaaaatcaaattatctTACAGAGTAGAACCGACGGCAGTGTCCTGAGTCCCGAGTCCCCCACCCCAAGTGCAAAACCCCGTCGCAGTATAACATCCAAGATAAGAGACACAACGGAAAGTCTACGAAGTCGTTCAAAATCTCGGGAAAGAGTGTCAATAGACAAAGGTtccacgaaaaataaaaatgtattcaCATCGACCCTGAGTCTGTTCAAAAAACGAGAGCGAAAGAAGAGTACAGACGACCTGGTGACCCCCGAGCACGACGTAGCATCTGGCACGACCTCCCTGGACAGTATCGGTCCAGTGGAGTTTCGCTTTGAGGGTGACCGACCAGGAAGAACTGAGGACTCGATTTTCATCAGCCTCCACGCAGACTCTAGGAACTACGAGGAGGCTCTCCCCTCGGAGAGTGTCTCCATACCCTTGGAGACCCCCACAAAACTCCTGGACGAGTACGACAGTGAACCGAGAACAGGTAGTATCATAACAGAGGCATCAATCGAGCATCATCGTGTATCGGTAACGAGAATACGAACAGAAGCAAGAATTGAGTCCTCAATCCCAAGAGAAGACTCGCAAAGCCCGTTGCCGCAGAGTGCCTCAAAGGACTCTGAAATATCGAAGACCTCGTCGCGAGACTCCCGAGCGAGTATTCAAACGGCAAAGCACATCGATCTGCCTTCGAGGCCATCATCTAGTCAGGAGTCTAAAGCCCCTGAAGATCAGAGAATTCCATCGAGTTCCTCGAGAGACTCAATCGAGCCACGAAAGCCAGATATTCCGAAGCCAAAAAGAAAGAGTAAAGAAGTCaaagaaattccccaaacaaTCCAAAAGCCAGAGAAGCTCCCTCAACCGCCTGTTCAACCCCCAAAAGAATCAAAGAAGCAAGAGGAGCTTGCACGCCTTGAAGACATCCTGAAACCCCAGGAAACCCTCGTGAAAACGCCGAGTGTCGTCTCTGACCTGGACCACAACAGTTCTGAGTCCGAGCGTGACTCTGAGATCGATTTCATCAGGAATAAAGCTGCGAAGGCTGTTGAGGAACTGCCAGACGAGCGAAAGGGTCTATTCAATGAGGAAAGTTTCGAGGAGGACCTCCCCTACGTGCCAACGACCCTGCCCCTGGAGAAAAGTGTTGCTGTACCGATGCTTCCAGTGAAACAACGCATCCAGGAAGTGAAGACGATACCGATCGAGAGACCAAGATCAACGACACCAATAAACCCAACCCTCCTCGACGAATTCGTCCTGCAGACAGCTCACGACGAGAAGAGAGTGGAGAGGATGAAGATTTCGTTGCCACGAGAGGACAGTTTCAAGTTGAAAAGCCCGAGGAAACACGCAACAAATACATTTAGTGAATTTGCTGGACGAGTAGCACCCGATTCCAAGAGAAGTGGAAAAACACCGAGTCCACCACCTCCACTACCTCCACGAGCTGCTCCGCGTCCCAGTAATTGGATAAATTTTGAGGAAATCCCAGAGAGACGAAAAGCACCGAAGAGAATTCAAACTATTCCACGAGCTGAGGACGAACCCAAGGGTTATAGCTATGTTCAACCTGAGGAGTGCAGGTGTGAGTGCCACGAGGAGTCCAGAAGAGCTTCCACAAGGGATCCAACGTCTGGATCGAGTACAGGTGCTCCATCAATCACTGGGACTTCGTCATGCAGCAGTAGCAATGGTGATCGTAATTGTAATGGAGAGAATTGTAATGTTCCAAGCAACTCTGGTGATCGTGCAAGCATCGTCAGGTAAACCCACACTTGTACGATACTGTCGTTTTTTATTCGGGTGGGACACATCAGGCGCACACCACGATAACTCTGATGATTGGTAGAAGTCTCTTTCTTTACTTCCAGTGACAGCTCGTTGGAGTGCAGCTTGAGTATAGAGGAGGGCACCGGTACCCAGGCCCTACTTGGTACAGGTAAACCATTCTCTATGGATCTTGATGTTGGCTCCAACAGATCCAGCATCATATCCCAGGAGGAGGCTGACGAGGCTCATCAGCCataatcgattgttttttttccaattgaatTGGTACCTGGGTGCTTTTGAGCTTGCTGTAGTTGTCAGTGACAGtctgactttttttttgtggccTGTTTATTCTCGAGAAGGTGTGACACGTGCTGGAGAAATTGTGAACATCTAAACTAACGAGTTTGACCCACTTTGGCCACTGGGGATGGcgaacaaaaaaaagggaattaaAGGATGAAAAGTTTGGATTGGAGAATTGGGTCGAAGAGTCTGATTGGAACGATTTAAACTCGATGAATGGCTACATCAGGAGGAAATCGATATCGGCCCTACTTCGAAATTCGTCTGGGGTAGACTGATGTCCTAAGAAAGATTTCTTTTTTGAATGTGACTGCACCACCTAACAGattcaatcaataattcgACGTTTCTTCGAGGAGGAAAAATAGATGTGAAGGAGAAAGAATGTACGTGCTTGTGATGAGAATCGATTGTactgtttttaattaatgagtgGATTTTAATTCATCATTCACCTAGCTGGtctaaaattgttaattatcgTAAAGAAAAACCAAGACCATCACTTCGAGATTAAGAATAATCTAATCACGCGTACTGCGTCGAGCCTTTAGCAGGtccaaatggaatttttcgcGAAAGAAagatattattaaatatataaaGTGAATTAATAATAACATTTGGTGTTCAAGATTGCGATAAAAGCGCGATAGGGTACACCGAGGTGaatttagaatgaaaaatcaaattaatggTGAAATAAACTGAAATATTCTGGTAAGAGTTCTCTACATCCTCTTGATACTTCAATCACTACTACGATTACTCGTAAACCTCTCTCTCTGCTCAAGAAAATTTctgtattatttttccctcgatATTGATGCAAAACAAACACGAAAAATCCTAGTCCATCCCTCGTTACCTCTTAGACGTATTTTCTATTACACGAGAGGACTATATTGTGTTCAATCATACGGTTAAAAGAGACATTTTTCGAGTGTGTGACTGTACGAGGAATTTGCGCATTTTTAGAATTAAAGAGTATTTTCTCCCATTGACATTGAGATTAACATGAGGAATATGTCCCCAGGGTATAAAACTCTCCTCTCTTGCCTGTGGTTCCTCAAACACGATGCTACCATATACACCAAGTATCAACCTTGTTGAACATTTTAAAATTGTACCTGTCGTCTTGCGAGCGACTTTTCCCCCGTCTGGTCGTTGTAACGAGCCGagcaggaataaaaaataaaagagtgTTAACGTCAGATCCTAAACAACGGTAAAAACGCAGTTGAAAGACTCGAAAGACGCCCTAGTTAGTTCCACACGAGtggattaaataataaattgaagaaaagcCTGTTCCATTGATTTAcccttttttttagaattttggtGTCTAGACAAGAAAGTGAaagattcaaaaaaatattatataaaCAAATTTTAAAGAATATACCGATATATTATATGAATACCAATGCCTCAGGCCGTCGAATGCGCCTCGTTatgaaataattcttaaaaggAAATGAATACTGTAAAATTGTGAACGCGAGAATGAAAAAACCCTGACTCTAACCCTTGTTGAAcgttattttttatagaaaatacgtgaagccaattttttattgcctttgatattttttgtatGTTTTTGTTATCATTTGTTGCCCTCAGTCCCTCAGGAATTAAAGGATAAGGCGAGAATGGTCTCGCTGAGATCGAGTCTTTCTGACTCGTTCGTGTGAGCTCTCGACACAATAATAAATACGAATGATCAACAAGCAAATTGATAGAGCTCACTCAAACATTCACGAGAGACGGTCCCCTCATCAGTGCGTGAACGTTAactgtttatttttcaagaattaagACTTTGAAGaaccgatgaaaaatatttaaatgtttCTAATGTTATGTAAATAAGACTCGGTTTGTTAAAACCAACTGATAAGAATGGAGAGAAAGAATGAATACTGGAGATAAGAACAAAGAAAAGTAGGAATGATTGGTAAGGAATAAATTTGTCATGTGGTGATGAAAACTTTGATTCGATTAGAACACAttcgagagacggagaaaaaaaataaaatgtttatgtGTTTTGAAGTTGACTTAATTAAATCATTATTTCTCCCCGTTGCATGCGAAATGTTATTAATTGGTGGGGTAATTACGTCGGGATCTGGGACAGCTTGGGATCAGGATTGAGAGGGCTATGGACTGTTATTGAAACTGGATCCAACGTCGACGGCCACAGAAGGTCTCAGCATCCGCCAATCGTGAACTGTTAAAGGAGAAAAGGAAAACAACACTCAGTCTTACCTTCTTCAACCATTTTTTACGTATAATAATGTGgaaatagatttttattttcatttattgttaAATGTATTCATCATGagttattttctttattcctTAATCCTTTACTGGATGAAAAACATGACCGTAGAGGTTAGAATTAATGACAGGTGAAGTGATATGGGTgagaggatccatttatcacaaaataaattgaatttttcatcgattaatCATATTTGagccaataaaaaattgaataaaaattttctgaacgaGAAAACAATAAAAGGATTCTTCTAACACTTTTGTAAGCTCTTTTAAGACacgtttttatattttttatactcATTTGGTCTTTTTTATGCTCTCAGAAATTAGAAGAACGATTGCAGTAATGAAAATAGAGAATAATAGCATTGCTGAGGGCGAGAATACATTGGAAATCGATCTATTACCTTCAAAACAACGAGAATATCGCAAAAATTGGACAAGAGTGGGAACTGTTGaaccaataaataattaatatgattGGGTAATTACGTTGGATGAGGGTGAAATCTCAGGATCACAATTATTCTCGGGGATAAGGATCATCGGGCTCGAGTCCAAGTGTGTCCCCTTTCTCGAACATCTCCTCCAGTGGGTCGTCCTCAGTGTCGTCCTCGGAGTCCCTGGCTTTCTTTAAATTCGTCGATGTCAACGTCACACTCTGATCCCTGGCAGCCAGTTCACTCCCATCGTCACGAAGGAATATCGTGCTGGTTGTTGTCGTGACAGTCATGTTGTTATCGTTGAGAGATTGCTGCAATATCAGGACGATATCAAACGTTTTTGGCAGTCTCTTGCATACCTCCACTTATTGACCACTATTAGAGGCTTTGAACATGCCCTAGCGGTCGATTAAACGATAAAAATCCTGGGATGATGATTCTCAAATACTGAGTAACGAGAGAATGGCGGATATTGCGCCAAGAACTAGGGGGCAAAGGGGACAGGAGCCTCTCGCGACGAACGACTCACGCGCAACAGATCAGCGCATTATCCCCATACGCATTATGCATATTATcgatcaattaatcaattacaATCACTACCCCaattaattctaattattatgGATGCGAAATATATGCCAGTGAGTGTGTAAAAAAGATTAATGCTTACCGATAATTGTACAGGAGCTGGAGTCATCGGTCAAAGGATAAAAACCGCGAGTGGGGTGACGCTTTCTTCCCCGACCCGCGGGATGCTGGGTAATAATCGCGAGCCAATCAGAGGGCACGGGACCGCGGGGGCGGGGACATGTGCCCACCCAATCACGCAGCGCTGCTTCCCGCGCTTTTTTCTCTGTGCAAATTACACAGGTAATATGCATATCggccaattaattaattaagataGCTACCCCGATTATTTGAGCTGTTCTCAAGGAGAATTGTGTGCCGGTAAGTCCGTAGAAAATAGTGGTGCTTACCGATAAATGCAGAGGAGCCAGGGTGATCGATTAAAGGATAAAAATCGCAAGTCCGATGACGGTTTTCGCCCCAAGTCTTGGGGTTTTGGGGAGATGATCGCCAGCCAATAGCAGCCCGTGGGCTATCGTAGCGGGGGGGACGTCCGGGCACTCGATCTGCGCATCATTGTCGTCCGTTTTGTCCCCTGTGCGTTAACAGGTGATTGTGCGTATTATCGaccgattaattaattaaaatcgcgatcccaagtgttctaattatcGTTGACCGGAAGTGGGTACCACTGGGTACGTGAACAATATGGATGCTTACCGATAAATGGGGAGGAACCGGGGTGATCGATTAAAGGATAAAAATCGCGAGAGTGATGACGCTTTTTCCCCGAATCGCGAGACACTGGGGCAGCCGGCGGGGCGAAGGGGGGGGAGTGGAGAAGACGAGCGCGCGCACACAGGAAGTGCGTATT
Proteins encoded in this window:
- the LOC135171386 gene encoding microtubule-associated protein futsch isoform X2, translating into MASGLPSGHQKKLGPAPIASFEDLSDEVENGESTARMPGIVEVTTPVTPGSSLKTPSTPRIDISRASSSSHHEDSNNSRESSPERELLAGADPPTGCKLNLGYKEDVQDLRSSTEELDLQDPIHAQDLKRDAKRARRKKEDGTQSECGGSLKHDRERKDSNCSEIILLNISGRTSRLSSVGSQGSGVSGKLSVVSATSSRSPSPHKCLLETSFCGSKPTLADNLIEPSKPETDDLEKILLKREADTTKALIPESIKVPMVGGNLKPDPLDKPRRRGREERKEIFKREVEITKKVLEKVNIEVPIIRKPPPHKDPDEQSIRSGQEIQKPATLDLNDKRKKVQNFKDVVQTTPSIGSLSGSPKLPRHQKVRELEGSRTPSPSSVSRKSSFASLFKSRTDGSVLSPESPTPSAKPRRSITSKIRDTTESLRSRSKSRERVSIDKGSTKNKNVFTSTLSLFKKRERKKSTDDLVTPEHDVASGTTSLDSIGPVEFRFEGDRPGRTEDSIFISLHADSRNYEEALPSESVSIPLETPTKLLDEYDSEPRTGSIITEASIEHHRVSVTRIRTEARIESSIPREDSQSPLPQSASKDSEISKTSSRDSRASIQTAKHIDLPSRPSSSQESKAPEDQRIPSSSSRDSIEPRKPDIPKPKRKSKEVKEIPQTIQKPEKLPQPPVQPPKESKKQEELARLEDILKPQETLVKTPSVVSDLDHNSSESERDSEIDFIRNKAAKAVEELPDERKGLFNEESFEEDLPYVPTTLPLEKSVAVPMLPVKQRIQEVKTIPIERPRSTTPINPTLLDEFVLQTAHDEKRVERMKISLPREDSFKLKSPRKHATNTFSEFAGRVAPDSKRSGKTPSPPPPLPPRAAPRPSNWINFEEIPERRKAPKRIQTIPRAEDEPKGYSYVQPEECRCECHEESRRASTRDPTSGSSTGAPSITGTSSCSSSNGDRNCNGENCNVPSNSGDRASIVRSLFLYFQ
- the LOC135171386 gene encoding microtubule-associated protein futsch isoform X1, whose product is MASGLPSGHQKKLGPAPIASFEDLSDEVENGESTARMPGIVEVTTPVTPGSSLKTPSTPRIDISRASSSSHHEDSNNSRESSPERELLAGADPPTGCKLNLGYKEDVQDLRSSTEELDLQDPIHAQDLKRDAKRARRKKEDGTQSECGGSLKHDRERKDSNCSEIILLNISGRTSRLSSVGSQGSGVSGKLSVVSATSSRSPSPHKCLLETSFCGSKPTLADNLIEPSKPETDDLEKILLKREADTTKALIPESIKVPMVGGNLKPDPLDKPRRRGREERKEIFKREVEITKKVLEKVNIEVPIIRKPPPHKDPDEQSIRSGQEIQKPATLDLNDKRKKVQNFKDVVQTTPSIGSLSGSPKLPRHQKVRELEGSRTPSPSSVSRKSSFASLFKSRTDGSVLSPESPTPSAKPRRSITSKIRDTTESLRSRSKSRERVSIDKGSTKNKNVFTSTLSLFKKRERKKSTDDLVTPEHDVASGTTSLDSIGPVEFRFEGDRPGRTEDSIFISLHADSRNYEEALPSESVSIPLETPTKLLDEYDSEPRTGSIITEASIEHHRVSVTRIRTEARIESSIPREDSQSPLPQSASKDSEISKTSSRDSRASIQTAKHIDLPSRPSSSQESKAPEDQRIPSSSSRDSIEPRKPDIPKPKRKSKEVKEIPQTIQKPEKLPQPPVQPPKESKKQEELARLEDILKPQETLVKTPSVVSDLDHNSSESERDSEIDFIRNKAAKAVEELPDERKGLFNEESFEEDLPYVPTTLPLEKSVAVPMLPVKQRIQEVKTIPIERPRSTTPINPTLLDEFVLQTAHDEKRVERMKISLPREDSFKLKSPRKHATNTFSEFAGRVAPDSKRSGKTPSPPPPLPPRAAPRPSNWINFEEIPERRKAPKRIQTIPRAEDEPKGYSYVQPEECRCECHEESRRASTRDPTSGSSTGAPSITGTSSCSSSNGDRNCNGENCNVPSNSGDRASIVSDSSLECSLSIEEGTGTQALLGTGKPFSMDLDVGSNRSSIISQEEADEAHQP
- the LOC135171408 gene encoding uncharacterized protein LOC135171408, whose translation is MTLKALFNWGGFGNYGKAQQTPIDRWHSYTGRGGPWEHKSHGHGHHKKGGGKGGGGSAAISALTLLAFLFLLNVMQQSLNDNNMTVTTTTSTIFLRDDGSELAARDQSVTLTSTNLKKARDSEDDTEDDPLEEMFEKGDTLGLEPDDPYPRE